One segment of Cydia amplana chromosome 16, ilCydAmpl1.1, whole genome shotgun sequence DNA contains the following:
- the LOC134655479 gene encoding nose resistant to fluoxetine protein 6-like has product MQKLLLLMFLAHQASGVIYSLNLTEYYRMPELHEMDDYDRCLVAPKGLYCVLDADLYPGENPDLMRMLQEYSASTKKHYNHTQIHRAICVTKTCEDFTQGRYLENPKDLKLVLEECVNASIWRTHKLTAKVTNISTCKKNGAKRHFTAGDYIMAGVYMTLIIVNVLGTWHDFIQDDTSGNPYLLAFSIRRNWRKLTAVGFEGPDHRLRRLRVFNGLRTLTIFGVFTTHTALVMAFSFLKNPLYFEVAYEDPFKVLLVNGDVVTYTFFVMSGFLVAFNLELLAEKTKITIWAWPKAIVLRWLRLTPVMAIVLFTVMTINRHLADGPQWDLVVISEAEACWQYWWAHLLYINNYIYDNSHCLPQTWYLAADFQLCALGVLVCVVFRRPRYQAMVLAVLGVLALVMPAAHTYFQDLDAVVYQTPELYRSLYKTYDTFRIMYVRAHTNMFTYILGMACGLLAIHWFKNEKVVSERFQKYGWVIWLTLPIVLFNVYSGSFFYADGYQPSTALRVLYATLRKPLFQVFTFIFIMGSIFKAEGMLYLLRGRLPALHGAEGAPLTALRVLYATLRKPLFQVFTSIFIMGSIFKAEGMLYLLRGRLPALDGAEGAPLTALRVLYATLRKPLFQVFTSIFIMGSIFKAEGMLYLLRGRLPALDGAEGAPSTALRVLYATLRKPLFQVFTFIFIMGSIFKAEGILYLLRGRLPALDGAEGAVRRATEAAVPSLHLHIHHGIHLQG; this is encoded by the exons ATGCAGAAGTTGTTATTGTTAATGTTTTTGGCCCATCAGGCATCAGGTGTTATATACTCGTTAaatt TAACGGAGTACTACAGAATGCCGGAGTTGCACGAAATGGATGACTACGACCGCTGTCTGGTGGCACCTAAAGGACTGTATTGCGTCCTAGATGCAGATTTGTACCCTGGGGAAAACCCGGACCTTATGCGAATGCTACAG GAATACTCTGCTAGTACGAAGAAGCATTACAATCACACACAAATACACAGAGCAATATGTGTCACAAAAACTTGTGAGGATTTCACACAGGGCAGATACTTGGAAAACCCTAAAGACCTAAAGTTGGTCCTTGAGGAATGCGTGAATGCATCCATATGGCGAACACACAAGTTGACCGCCAA AGTAACGAATATTTCAACATGCAAGAAAaatggcgcaaaaaggcatttCACCGCCGGAGATTACATAATGGCAGGCGTTTACATGACTCTCATAATAGTCAACGTGCTGGGGACGTGGCACGACTTCATCCAAGACGACACATCAG GGAACCCGTACTTACTGGCGTTCTCCATCCGACGGAACTGGCGCAAACTGACCGCTGTCGGGTTCGAGGGGCCCGACCACAGACTGCGGAGGCTTCGAGTCTTCAATGGACTACG AACCCTGACGATATTCGGAGTGTTCACGACCCACACAGCATTAGTGATGGCGTTTTCCTTCTTAAAAAACCCTCTCTATTTCGAAGTG GCCTACGAAGACCCCTTCAAAGTCCTGCTCGTGAACGGCGACGTGGTCACGTATACGTTCTTCGTGATGTCCGGCTTCCTGGTGGCGTTCAACCTGGAGCTGCTGGCAGAGAAGACTAAGATCACTATCTGGGCATGGCCCAAGGCTATTGTGTTGCGTTGGCTGAG ATTGACCCCCGTGATGGCGATAGTGCTGTTCACGGTGATGACCATCAACCGCCACCTGGCGGACGGTCCGCAATGGGACTTAGTGGTCATCTCCGAGGCCGAAGCCTGCTGGCAGTACTGGTGGGCGCATCTGCTGTATATCAACAACTATATATATGACAACTCGCACTGCTTGCCACAAACTTG gtacttagcaGCTGATTTTCAGCTATGCGCACTAGGTGTGCTAGTATGCGTGGTGTTCCGCCGTCCGCGCTATCAGGCCATGGTACTAGCTGTTTTGGGAGTGCTCGCGCTGGTTATGCCAGCGGCTCACACCTATTTTCAGGACTTGGATGCGGTGGTCTATCAGACTCCAGA ATTATACCGTAGCCTCTACAAGACGTACGACACGTTCCGGATCATGTACGTGCGCGCGCACACCAACATGTTCACCTACATCCTCGGCATGGCCTGCGGGCTGCTCGCAATACATTGGTTCAAGAACGAGAAAGTCGTCTCTGAAAGATTTCAG AAATACGGCTGGGTGATCTGGCTGACGCTCCCGATCGTGCTCTTCAACGTATACTCGGGCTCCTTCTTCTACGCGGACGGCTACCAGCCCTCGACGGCGCTGAGGGTGCTGTACGCCACGCTGCGGAAGCCGCTGTTCCAAGTCTTCACCTTCATATTCATCATGGGATCCATCTTCAAGGCTGAGGGTATGTTATATCTACTGCGCGGACGGCTACCAGCCCTTCACGGCGCTGAGGGTGCT CCCTTGACGGCGCTGAGGGTGCTGTACGCCACGCTGCGGAAGCCGCTGTTCCAAGTCTTCACCTCCATATTCATCATGGGATCCATCTTCAAGGCTGAAGGTATGTTATATCTACTGCGCGGACGGCTACCAGCCCTCGACGGCGCTGAGGGTGCT CCCTTGACGGCGCTGAGGGTGCTGTACGCCACGCTGCGGAAGCCGCTGTTCCAAGTCTTCACCTCCATATTCATCATGGGATCCATCTTCAAGGCTGAAGGTATGTTATATCTACTGCGCGGACGGCTACCAGCCCTCGACGGCGCTGAGGGTGCT CCCTCGACGGCGCTGAGGGTGCTGTACGCCACGCTACGGAAGCCGCTGTTCCAAGTCTTCACCTTCATATTCATCATGGGATCCATCTTCAAGGCTGAAGGTATATTATATCTACTGCGCGGACGGCTACCAGCCCTCGACGGCGCTGAGGGTGCTGTACGCCGGGCTACGGAAGCCGCTGTTCCAAGTCTTCACCTTCATATTCATCATGGGATCCATCTTCAAGGCTGA
- the LOC134655256 gene encoding nose resistant to fluoxetine protein 6-like — translation MAAVYIALIILNALGTLHDELKGKTPGNSYLLAFSLRRNWRRLTTPSSAGSDHRLRRLKAINAMRSLTIFGVFSTHTALTIGFSYLKNPLYFETAYDDIKKNLLIQGPVVTYTFFMMSGFLVAFNMELQAERRKVTLWDWPKGMLLRYLRLTPCLALVMFTIMTLNRHFSDGPQWDIVVTGEAEACQQYWWAHLLYINNYIYDDSHCLPQGW, via the exons ATGGCAGCAGTTTATATAGCTTTAATAATACTCAATGCACTGGGGACTTTGCACGACGAGCTTAAAGGGAAAACTCCAG GAAACTCCTATTTGCTGGCGTTCTCGTTAAGAAGGAACTGGCGCAGGCTGACAACACCAAGCAGCGCAGGCTCCGACCACAGATTGCGGAGGCTTAAAGCCATCAATGCAATGAG gtCCTTGACGATATTCGGCGTGTTTTCAACCCATACTGCGCTAACAATTGGCTTCTCATACCTTAAGAACCCTCTTTACTTCGAAACG GCGTACGACGACATTAAAAAGAACCTCCTAATCCAAGGTCCCGTGGTGACGTACACGTTCTTCATGATGTCCGGCTTCCTGGTGGCCTTCAACATGGAGCTGCAGGCGGAGAGGCGGAAGGTTACGCTGTGGGACTGGCCTAAGGGCATGTTGTTGCGGTATCtgag ATTAACCCCGTGCCTAGCCCTCGTGATGTTCACGATCATGACCCTGAACCGTCACTTCAGCGACGGGCCGCAGTGGGACATCGTGGTCACGGGCGAAGCGGAGGCTTGCCAACAGTACTGGTGGGCGCATCTACTgtacatcaataattatatctATGATGACTCACACTGTTTACCACAGGGCTGGTGA